The Mercurialis annua linkage group LG2, ddMerAnnu1.2, whole genome shotgun sequence genome contains a region encoding:
- the LOC126666830 gene encoding uncharacterized protein LOC126666830, with amino-acid sequence MNVGDLNKVWEIKTLKRKPGEEEAKKCLEKIAKQVQPIMRKHKWRVKVLSEFCPKNPALLGLNVGGGVHVKLRLRRPNRDFDFYPYDMVLDTMLHELCHNAHGPHNASFYKLWDELRKECEELISKGITGSGEGFDMPGKRLGGYSRQPPLSSLRKTALAAAEKRSKLNSILPSGPNRLGGDNAIMAALSPIQAAAMAAERRFQDEMWCGSQSTEASEDGESCCDIGDDLVGVRQSAGCLQTDNCKKRSHESSNSTEFQSFNGHSESNFVNLTADVSTSGSSSDLHSIPKKRTYNSYSSPLSGSAFVDLTGGSSLGSVLNHNVAHNQEENAMWECAACTLLNPPLAPICNVCSTVKPKDASIKNKTWSCKFCTLENCVKLDKCLACNEWRYSYGPPISTPAPNVGT; translated from the exons ATGAACGTCGGAGACTTAAACAAAGTatgggaaatcaaaaccctaaagAGAAAACCTGGAGAAGAAGAAGCCAAAAAGTGTCTTGAAAAAATTGCCAAACAAGTCCAACCCATTATGCGTAAACACAAATGGCGTGTTAAAGTACTATCGGAATTCTG TCCGAAGAATCCGGCTCTTCTGGGGTTGAATGTAGGAGGAGGAGTGCACGTCAAATTGAGGCTTCGTAGACCGAATagagattttgatttttatccATATGATATGGTTTTGGATACTATGCTTCATGAATTATGTCATAATGCTCATGGTCCTCATAATGCCAGTTTCTATAAGCTTTGGGATGAGTTGAGAAAG GAATGCGAGGAGCTTATTTCAAAGGGAATAACTGGTTCAGGGGAGGGGTTTGATATGCCTGGTAAGCGATTGGGTGGGTATTCTCGACAACCTCCGCTCTCATCACTTCGTAAAACAGCGTTAGCTGCTGCAGAGAAGAGATCAAAATTGAATTCTATCTTACCGTCTGGACCAAACCGTCTTGGTGGTGATAACGCCATTATGGCTGCACTTAGTCCAATACAAGCGGCAGCAATGGCTGCAGAAAGGAGATTTCAGGATGAGATGTGGTGTGGTTCTCAGTCTACTGAAGCTTCTGAGGACGGAGAAAGCTGTTGTGATATTGGGGATGACCTTGTAGGTGTGAGGCAATCTGCCGGATGCTTACAGACAGATAATTGTAAAAAAAGAAGTCATGAATCAAGTAATAGTACAGAATTTCAATCTTTTAATGGACATTCAGAGTccaattttgtaaatttgacCGCAGATGTTTCAACTTCGGGATCAAGCTCTGATCTTCATTCCATACCTAAAAAGAGAACTTATAACTCGTACAGCAGTCCGCTTTCTGGTTCTGCGTTTGTTGATTTAACGGGTGGCTCATCTCTGGGGTCAGTATTAAATCATAATGTAGCTCATAATCAAGAGGAGAATGCTATGTGGGAGTGTGCAGCTTGCACATTATTAAATCCA CCATTAGCTCCAATCTGCAATGTCTGTAGCACGGTAAAGCCGAAGGATGCAagtataaaaaacaaaacatggTCCTGCAAATTCTGCACATTAGAGAACTGTGTAAAGTTGGACAAATGCTTGGCTTGCAATGAGTGGAGATATTCTTACGGGCCACCTATATCAACTCCGGCACCTAATGTCGGCACGTGA
- the LOC126670695 gene encoding uncharacterized protein LOC126670695, which yields MAGIALVLDLLKKNHNFYSPKFSASSAASVAAASVAAAGTPFASRFLFGFTKIPVAHCDAGAALSDDYISTIRKASGNIFQHDSLKYTTKEYYFELKPLLSAFEWKQLAMTSLRSFLLFYLPLLEPTSITEEDDEDFLQDAPEERRLDLVVPFQKSVKQIVRETTVVTTRRILERLSVHYVSQRLAWKLLKDVPKSAVRKADRGLPAVVYMFRVGRTTFRGHILGVAASWLVQVGIEVYRFFSRLARSEDEDNKVDQAEQVKALGKKVTSVTISCSSSLIFASIGAGLVSATIRPSTGQWIGCAVGDLAGPIIVTFCLEKLFHTDI from the exons ATGGCGGGTATAGCTTTAGTATTAGATCTGTTAAAGAAAAATCACAACTTTTACTCACCTAAATTCTCTGCCTCCTCCGCCGCTTCCGTCGCCGCCGCCTCCGTGGCAGCTGCCGGTACTCCTTTTGCTTCTCGGTTCTTGTTTGG TTTTACCAAGATCCCAGTTGCGCATTGTGATGCTGGCGCGGCACTATCTGATGATTACATTTCTACTATACGGAAGGCCTCTGGGAATATTTTTCAGCATGATTCTTTGAAATATACAACTAAGGAGTACTATTTTGAATTAAAGCCTCTTCTTTCAGCTTTTGAATGGAAACAACTAGCTATGACATCCCTAAGGTCATTTTTGCTGTTCTATTTGCCACTTCTGGAGCCTACTTCAATTACAGAAGAGGATGATGAAGACTTTCTGCAGGATGCTCCGGAAGAACGGCGTTTAGATTTGGTTGTTCCCTTCCAAAAATCAGTGAAGCAAATTGTTCGGGAG ACTACTGTTGTAACCACAAGAAGGATTTTAGAAAGGCTTTCTGTGCATTATGTTTCACAGCGATTGGCTTGGAAACTTCTAAAAG ATGTACCAAAGTCAGCTGTACGCAAAGCTGATAGAGGATTGCCTGCTGTTGTCTATATGTTCAGAGTCGGCAGAACAACATTTAGAG GGCACATTTTAGGAGTTGCCGCTTCATGGCTTGTACAAGTCGGTATTGAAGTTTACCGATTCTTTTCTCGTTTAGCAAGATCTGAAGATGAAGATAATAAGGTTGATCAAGCCGAACAAGTTAAAGCTCTTGGCAAAAAAGTTACCAGTGTTACTATCTCGTGTAGCTCGTCACTAATTTTTGCTTCCATTGGAGCAGGGCTTGTTTCCGCCACAATTCGTCCTTCAACGGGACAGTGGATAG GTTGTGCTGTTGGGGATTTGGCTGGCCCAATTATAGTTACGTTTTGCCTCGAAAAATTGTTCCATACGGACATTTAG